The stretch of DNA CAATTTTTTACCGAGAGGAATAAGGCCATTGTCTGTGATTTCATATTTTTTCACATAACCCAAGTCCTCAAGAAATGAAATTAATTCAGCGGGTGTGTGCCTAAACTGGGACAAGAAAGATTCGGTGATTTCTACTATAATATGGGGTTTGTAGGATTCAAGAAATTTACGCATGCCGTATAGTACTTTTAATTCTACTCCTTCTACATCAAGCTTGATCATTCGAACATTGGGCATGTTGATGTTGAGGTTGTCAAATTTTCGTAGCATTACTTTAGCTTTATTGATCCCACTCCCTTGAAACCGCAAGGACGCCATTCCTGAGTTATCTTCGGGCCCAAGGAAAAATTCAGCCTCACCTTCGTCATCTGAAAGAGCAAAATCAAATATCTCTACATTTTCAGCAGAAGCAAGCTGTATGTTGGCTTTTAGCCTTTCTCTAGTCACTGTTGCGGGCTCAAACGCTATTACTTTTCCTGACGGACCGACGTATTTACTCGCCATGACTGTGTAATATCCAATATTGGCGCCAATATCCACGAAACCATCCCCTTCGGCGAGAATTCTGCGAAGCGTTCTGGAGACGCCCGTCTCATATTCCCCCCAAATATATAGTTCCCTGCCAACATAATCATTGATATTCACGTGCATCGGAAATCCGGCCCTCGTTGTGATTGATACTTCTGGGTTAGACAAGCGAGTATCTTTAACAAGCTTCTTCGAAATTACCATTAGAGACCATCGCCCTTTCTCAAAAGGGGTATGGCGCAGATATGCGCTAATAATACGGAAGACCAAGGTTTTCATTGGACTCTCTTCCCACATCTATAAAATAACTCCATATATTTTCTCCATGATTTTTTTAATAATATATGTCCAGTCATCACCAGACCATACTGGTTTTAATTTAAAAAATTAAAACATGAATTTTTCTATTAAGATTTTGCCTCTTTTTCTCTTAAGAAATTTGCTGCTACAGGTGCATCCAGAGCTTCTAAGAAAGCAGCTAGCTTGACTGCAGGGCGAAATATAACGGCTGTCCGTAGTGCATTTTTTTGCAGCAGCTCACGCTCCTCGGGCTGCAGTTTGCTGATTGTAGTCCACCAAGCAGCAAACTGTTCAGGTGTGTTTAGATTAGCGAGGTAGCCATTCTTTCCATGTTCGACATATTCCAGCAATCCACCCACCGGCTGAGCTAGCAGAATTGCCCCACTTGCCATGGCTTCCAAGCCCACTAGTGCGAATGCCTCGGAGTTGCTGGCCAGAATGAGAGTATCGACAGCGCTCATCCAAGGTGCGGTATCGTTAACCATGCCGACGAAGTGTACCTTGTCAGCCACACCCAATTTTGTGGCAAGGGCGCGCAATACTTTTAACATGCCGTCGCCAACTAGGACCAAGTGAGCTTTCCTAGGTGATGTGGAAACGAATGCAGCAAAACCCTGTAGGATTGCATCTACTCGTTTCTCAATCACTAATCGCCCTACAAAACCAATCAGGAAGTCATGCTCTTCAACGCCAATACCTGATCGTAGTTGGGTGCGAGCCGCTAGGGCGGGCTGGAAACGCTTAACATCTACCCAGTTATGACGTGTCACGATTCTATTAGCGGGAAAATCATAGTGTTGTATTACAGATTGTCTGGTGCACTCTGAAACGGCGATGGAGCGGCTCACCAGTCGAGAAGCTACGACATTTCTGATAGTGCGAACCGGGGTATGTCGAGGTTCTGGCTTGCCCCAGGCAATCTGGGGCAGGTTAGCCATGGCATGTTCGATAGTGTAAAGCCGTGGGTAGCGAAAGCGTAGTGCAGCCAAGATGGAAAGCGAAGAAGAACCTCCAACACCACGTGGGTATACTGCACGCTGCGCCGGATAGGGTTTTAATGCCTTGGACCAGAAACGGAATGTTTTGTAAAATGGCATATTTTCAGGCAGAGGTAATTGAATGATACGAACTGGAGTGTCATTTAAGTAGGGAGTAAAGTAGTCTTTTGCACAAACTATTAATGTAACGGGGTGTCCTGCCTCTGCCAATGCACGTACCCAATCTATAGTGTGAACGCTAAGGCCACAGCGGCCTGATGTACTTGCAAACACAATATAGGAGGGGAGCATAGTAATGTCTCTGATCAGTACTTCAATTTATAATTGACAACAAACGTGTTTGCTCCGCCACCCTGTCCCAGGAAAAATCAT from Sulfurirhabdus autotrophica encodes:
- a CDS encoding FkbM family methyltransferase, giving the protein MKTLVFRIISAYLRHTPFEKGRWSLMVISKKLVKDTRLSNPEVSITTRAGFPMHVNINDYVGRELYIWGEYETGVSRTLRRILAEGDGFVDIGANIGYYTVMASKYVGPSGKVIAFEPATVTRERLKANIQLASAENVEIFDFALSDDEGEAEFFLGPEDNSGMASLRFQGSGINKAKVMLRKFDNLNINMPNVRMIKLDVEGVELKVLYGMRKFLESYKPHIIVEITESFLSQFRHTPAELISFLEDLGYVKKYEITDNGLIPLGKKLPRQFNGFFTTNAKSLGNWALKP
- a CDS encoding glycosyltransferase family 4 protein — encoded protein: MLPSYIVFASTSGRCGLSVHTIDWVRALAEAGHPVTLIVCAKDYFTPYLNDTPVRIIQLPLPENMPFYKTFRFWSKALKPYPAQRAVYPRGVGGSSSLSILAALRFRYPRLYTIEHAMANLPQIAWGKPEPRHTPVRTIRNVVASRLVSRSIAVSECTRQSVIQHYDFPANRIVTRHNWVDVKRFQPALAARTQLRSGIGVEEHDFLIGFVGRLVIEKRVDAILQGFAAFVSTSPRKAHLVLVGDGMLKVLRALATKLGVADKVHFVGMVNDTAPWMSAVDTLILASNSEAFALVGLEAMASGAILLAQPVGGLLEYVEHGKNGYLANLNTPEQFAAWWTTISKLQPEERELLQKNALRTAVIFRPAVKLAAFLEALDAPVAANFLREKEAKS